A genomic stretch from Kogia breviceps isolate mKogBre1 chromosome 1, mKogBre1 haplotype 1, whole genome shotgun sequence includes:
- the SVBP gene encoding small vasohibin-binding protein, which produces MDPPARKEKSKVKEAVSRVEKAKQKSAQQELKQRQRAEIYALNRVMTELEQQQFDEFCKQMQPPGE; this is translated from the exons ATGGATCCACCTGCACGTAAAGAAAAATCCAAAGTTAAAGAGGCTGTCAGCAGAGTTGAGAAGGCCAAGCAGAAATCAGCCCAGCAGGAGCTGAAGCAAAGACAGAGAGCAGAG atCTATGCCCTCAACAGAGTCATGACAGAACTGGAGCAGCAGCAGTTTGATGAGTTCTGTAAACAGATGCAGCCTCCTGGAGAGTGA